A genomic stretch from Candidatus Nitrososphaera gargensis Ga9.2 includes:
- a CDS encoding translation initiation factor eIF-1A yields the protein MSVFTLGKRKVLNEAALKEMVMPGDGQLFGKVIKLVGGDNIIVKCTDGKVRTCRIRGKIKRRMWIRDNDLVLIAPWDFQSDKADIIWRYIAAHAEKIKQDGHLTGLEV from the coding sequence ATTTCGGTTTTTACTTTAGGCAAGAGAAAAGTCCTCAATGAAGCAGCTCTTAAAGAGATGGTGATGCCCGGCGATGGCCAACTTTTTGGCAAGGTCATAAAACTTGTCGGAGGCGACAATATTATTGTAAAATGCACCGACGGCAAGGTTAGAACCTGCAGGATTCGGGGAAAGATAAAGCGTAGGATGTGGATAAGAGATAACGACCTTGTGCTGATAGCCCCTTGGGATTTTCAGTCAGACAAGGCCGACATTATCTGGCGCTACATTGCCGCTCACGCGGAAAAGATCAAGCAGGACGGCCACCTGACAGGGCTTGAAGTATAG
- a CDS encoding Lrp/AsnC ligand binding domain-containing protein, with protein sequence MISAIVLVNCRFPFDADVIAELNKLSAVSHVYRTSGIYDLIVKVSADTENSLRRTVCVDIGTIRNVDSTVTMVIA encoded by the coding sequence ATGATTTCTGCCATTGTGCTCGTCAACTGCCGCTTTCCCTTTGATGCGGATGTAATTGCCGAGCTCAACAAGCTGTCAGCCGTGAGCCACGTTTACAGGACGTCTGGAATTTACGACCTGATAGTCAAGGTCAGCGCCGACACTGAAAATAGCCTGCGGAGGACTGTCTGTGTGGACATTGGCACGATCCGCAACGTCGATTCCACGGTCACAATGGTCATAGCCTAA
- the hflX gene encoding GTPase HflX gives MLRLITWTGLERVSTKTILVSYPDSFRLEEGKSLVESADCKIVKIFTQKYLNHSQYGIGAGKAEEIRDFVKGEEEGIQQLVVDEHLTSKQLYNLSKLVEVQAIDRERLILNIFYSRATTTEAKLQIELAEIQYEIPRVREIAKMTSGNERAGKGGMGEYTVDVKFRDLKRRMNFIREKLVEAKKKRDLYHQQRTRTQMPVVSLVGYTGSGKTTLFNLLTKEHRETSSSLFTTLSTTTRVMKFNDEKQGDLLLTDTVGFISRLPPYMIDAFKSTLEESLAAHLILLLVDASEDVQNIDIKYSSCWDVLDELKVDHAKVLVVLTKQDAVDAQKMQEVMQQLQLKEPIMIISSKTGYGIRKLKNMMVSKSRPKMVGGQP, from the coding sequence ATGCTGCGGCTGATTACATGGACTGGTCTTGAGAGAGTGAGCACCAAGACCATACTTGTCAGCTACCCCGACAGCTTTAGGCTTGAAGAAGGAAAGAGCCTAGTGGAATCGGCCGACTGCAAGATCGTGAAGATTTTCACCCAGAAGTATCTGAACCATTCGCAGTACGGGATAGGCGCAGGCAAAGCTGAAGAGATCAGGGATTTTGTAAAAGGAGAAGAAGAGGGCATCCAACAGCTGGTTGTTGACGAGCACCTTACTTCAAAGCAGCTTTACAACTTGAGCAAGCTCGTAGAGGTGCAGGCGATAGACAGGGAGCGGCTGATACTCAACATCTTTTATTCAAGGGCTACCACCACCGAGGCGAAACTGCAGATCGAGCTTGCCGAGATCCAGTACGAGATCCCGCGAGTCAGGGAGATCGCAAAAATGACTTCAGGCAACGAAAGGGCCGGCAAGGGGGGCATGGGCGAATACACGGTAGACGTAAAGTTCCGGGATCTGAAGAGGCGGATGAACTTTATTAGAGAAAAGCTGGTCGAAGCCAAGAAAAAGCGCGATCTGTACCACCAGCAGCGGACAAGGACCCAGATGCCAGTTGTCTCGCTAGTTGGCTATACCGGCTCGGGCAAGACCACGCTGTTCAATCTGCTCACAAAGGAGCACAGGGAGACATCTAGCAGCCTGTTCACTACGCTTTCGACAACCACTAGAGTAATGAAATTCAATGACGAGAAACAGGGCGACCTGCTCCTCACAGACACAGTGGGCTTTATCAGCAGGTTGCCGCCTTACATGATAGACGCGTTCAAGTCGACTCTAGAGGAGTCGCTTGCCGCACATCTGATCCTGCTATTGGTAGACGCTTCAGAAGACGTCCAGAACATTGACATAAAATATTCAAGCTGCTGGGATGTGCTGGACGAGCTAAAGGTAGACCATGCCAAAGTCCTAGTCGTCCTGACAAAGCAAGACGCCGTAGACGCGCAAAAGATGCAGGAAGTCATGCAACAGTTGCAGCTCAAGGAACCGATAATGATAATATCATCAAAGACAGGCTACGGCATCCGCAAATTAAAGAACATGATGGTCAGCAAGTCTCGCCCAAAAATGGTCGGCGGCCAGCCATAG
- a CDS encoding zinc finger C2H2 domain-containing protein — protein sequence MDRALKALGTTTISSMAEETITVSCAGDSQLAAEIYNHLCSKVGKADTGYISLVEDEIGIDRRSTLTKDAVRQILDSFVRSNPERLKNHQVIESGDIFVVGIVAEPSKVDALLTCEFCGYFTPYQEDLFIHKRMHAGGGG from the coding sequence ATGGACAGAGCCCTTAAGGCACTAGGAACTACTACAATATCAAGCATGGCAGAAGAAACAATAACGGTCAGCTGCGCCGGCGACAGCCAGCTGGCTGCAGAAATCTACAATCATCTCTGCTCAAAAGTCGGAAAAGCCGACACTGGATACATTTCGCTTGTCGAAGATGAAATTGGAATTGATCGCAGGAGCACGCTCACAAAGGACGCAGTAAGACAAATCCTTGATTCTTTTGTCAGGTCGAACCCTGAGCGGCTGAAAAACCATCAAGTCATCGAGTCCGGCGACATATTCGTTGTTGGAATCGTAGCCGAGCCTTCAAAGGTTGATGCATTGCTTACGTGCGAGTTCTGCGGCTATTTCACGCCCTACCAAGAAGATCTGTTTATCCACAAAAGGATGCACGCCGGCGGAGGAGGCTAG
- a CDS encoding TRAM domain-containing protein has protein sequence MSYGERRFGGGGRFGGGNFGPKPVETGKEYDVRITETSRQGDGIARVQGFVVFVKNGKVGQTSKIRVTNVGARFATAELVQ, from the coding sequence ATGTCATACGGCGAAAGACGTTTTGGAGGAGGCGGCCGCTTCGGTGGCGGTAACTTCGGTCCAAAGCCTGTAGAAACAGGCAAAGAATACGACGTGCGGATTACTGAAACGAGCAGACAGGGCGACGGCATTGCCAGAGTACAGGGATTTGTAGTCTTTGTAAAGAACGGCAAAGTTGGCCAAACAAGCAAGATCAGGGTCACCAACGTTGGTGCCAGGTTTGCTACAGCAGAACTAGTGCAGTAA